A genomic region of Streptomyces diastaticus subsp. diastaticus contains the following coding sequences:
- a CDS encoding helix-turn-helix domain-containing protein, which produces MSADGPAGPAVGEAVVGEPFVDAVKPLVDAMGGELLPPARAGEEDVVLSWEGREVVAVRLPQLSDSLDQILAALERKHGRPLAELDRKTKQAVVRTLEARGAFSVRHGVETVAGALGVSRFTVYNYLNRSETR; this is translated from the coding sequence GTGAGCGCCGACGGGCCGGCCGGGCCGGCTGTGGGGGAGGCAGTCGTGGGCGAGCCGTTCGTGGACGCCGTCAAGCCGCTGGTCGACGCGATGGGCGGCGAACTGCTGCCGCCGGCCCGCGCCGGCGAGGAGGACGTCGTCCTCTCCTGGGAGGGGCGCGAGGTCGTCGCCGTGCGGCTGCCGCAGCTCAGCGACTCCCTCGACCAGATCCTCGCCGCCCTGGAGCGCAAGCACGGCCGCCCGCTCGCGGAACTCGACCGCAAGACCAAACAGGCCGTCGTCCGCACCCTGGAGGCGCGCGGCGCCTTCTCCGTCCGCCACGGCGTGGAGACGGTCGCGGGCGCCCTGGGCGTGAGCCGCTTCACCGTCTACAACTACCTGAACAGGTCGGAGACGCGCTGA